The Terriglobia bacterium genome segment AATTCATGCACGCACTTCTCTCGCGGATAGTCCCTCTCTGTCGCGTTCCAGGTATACAGAAGCTGCTCTCGCTCCTCCTTCGCCAACAGGTTTATCTGCTCTATCCTGGGGTTTCTCTCCGTCGCCATGCCCCTCAGCAGTCTTTCGAAATATCCCACGTATCGTTGGATCGTCCTTCCCTCGAACAGCGCCGTCGCATATTCCAACTCCCCAACGATCCTCTCCCCCTCCTCCCTCAGCGCCAGCGTCAAATCGAACTTGGCCTTCCTTCCTTCTTCCACCCGCACCTCTCGTGCCTCCAAACCCGCCATCTCCAACTTCCTCCCAGGCAGGTTTTGCCACGCCAACATCACCTGAAACAACGGACTGTACCCCAAACTCCTCCCTGGCCTCACCAGTTCCACTACCTGCTCGAACGGTATGTCCTGATTCTGTTGCGCCCCCAGCGTCACTTCCTTCACTCCCCGCAACAGCTCTTCCACTGTCGGCCCACCACTCAAATCGATCCGCAAGGCCAGCGTGTTCACAAAAAAACCAATCAGCCCTTCAATCTCACTTTGTCCACGGTTCGCCACCGGCATCCCGATCACCACTTCTTCCTGTCCTGATAGTCGCGACAACAATGCCCCCCATCCTGCCGCCACAGTCATGAACATCGTCGTCCCCTCCCGCCGACTCAATTCCTTCAACCTCCCCGTCAGCCCCTCCTCCAAGTTCACTTCCACCACCGCCCCTCGAAAATCCTGCCGCACTGGTCTCGCTTTGTCCCATGGCAACTGCAGTAACTCCGGTACTCCTCCCATCACTCTCTTCCAGTACTCCCTCTGCTCCTGCCATACCTCCTCTCCCAATCCCCTCTGCCACACCGCATAATCCGCATACTGGATACTCAATTCCCCCAACCCCGCTTCCTCACCTTTTACGTATCCACTGTATAATCGGCTCAACTCCCTCATCAGAATCCCCATCGACCACCCGTCCGATACAATGTGGTGCATGGTGATCAACAACGTATGCTCCTCTTCCCCTTCCCTGATCAGCCGCCCTCGTATCAGCGGCCCACCCGCCAAGTCAAATCTCTCATTCACTTCTTCCTCTCTCAGCGCCCCCAACTCCATCCCAACGTCCGGCCTCCCACTCACATCCTGCTCCCGCATTGCAAACCGGCTCTTCTCCGCCTCCTCGTCCTCAGCACTTCATGACGCTTCACCAACTGGTTCAGCGCTCGCCGCAACGCCACACGATCCAATTTTCCCTTTAAATGCAGCCTCAAGCGGATGTGATACGCCTCCCCCGCCCCCTCCATCTGCGCCAAAAACCACAGCCGCTGCTGCGCAAACGACAGCGGCAGATGAGACGGCCTTGGCTGCAGCCTCAATAAAGGCGGTAATTGCGTGGCAAAATTCCCGGGGCTGGTATAGGACCATCCATTCCCATTCCACCAGACAGGCTCTCCGGTCTGAGTATCGACTGCTTCTTCCCCAAATTTTGCGGCAACTTCAATATGGCCCACGTCCTTGACTCGTTTAATTGTCGAGGGATTGGCATATATAACGACAGGAACTGGAGCATGCGGGTCGGAGGCCAGATAGCGGCCCAATTGCAGCACGGTGGGAGCATCAAAGATCGTGCGGATGGAAATGTTCGTACCAAAAGCTTTGCGTACCTGACTGACCACCCTCATCGCCATTAACGAGTGGCCGCCGAGAGCAAAAAAATCATCATCAATGCTCACTCGCTCCAGCGATAGCACTTGAGCAAAAATTCTGCACAGCAATTCCTCCTGTCTATTCCGTGGACTGCGATGCGATTCGCTGTCCCGCTTGGGATCCGGTAACGCTCCCCTATCTACTTTGCCATTCGAGGTCAGCGGAAGCTCGTCCAGTTCGATATAGCTAGTGGGGACCATGTATCCCGGCAGCTTCTGTTGCAAGAACAGATGCAGCATGTCACCGTTAACCTTTTCATTCCTGGACACAAAATATGCGGCGAGGAAGGTTTCCCCATTACCTTCTTTTCTCAACACCACGACTGCTTGCATCACGTCGGGGTGCTCCAGCATGATGGACTCAATTTCACCCAGCTCGATCCGATAACCCCTTACTTTGACTTGGTGGTCAATTCTGCCGAGAAACTCCAGAGTCCCGTCGCCCCGCCAGCGCACCCGGTCTCCAGTCCGATATAGCCGCTCTCCTCCGCTCTCACTGAACGGATTCGGCACGAACCGTTCCGCCGTCAGTTCCGGTCGGTTCAAATAACCACGAGCTAGACCAACACCCCCAACGCACATCTCTCCTGGAATGCCGATTGGCATTGGATTACATCCCGTCTCCTCGTCCATCACATAAGCCTGGCTATTCGTAATCGGTGATCCGATGGGAACTGTTCCGTCCAGTTGAGACGCATCTGCAACCTTCATCCGGTAGCAACAACTGAAGGTAGTATTCTCTGTTGGACCATAACCGTTGATCAGACAGGTCTCTTCCAGTTCCGCCAGTGCTCTGCATACGTGAGCAGTTGATAAGACATCTCCTCCGGCGAGTAACTGTCTTACTCCTTTCAGCCGTCCCAATTGCGTGTCCACCATTTGGTGAAACAATCCCGCTGTTAACCACAACACTGTGGCACCACTCTTCTCTATTACCTGGCCCAGGTCTTCCAGTGAAGGCACTTCCCCCGGATACACTGTCAAGCGGCATCCATTTAAAAGGCTGCCCCAAATCTCAAATGTCGCCGCATCAAACGATACCGGAGCCAGTTGCAGGAACACATCCTCTTCCCCCAGTTCCACATAGTTTGTCCGCTTCACCAGTCGCACAATACTTCTGTGCTCCACTCCAACGCCTTTGGGCCGGCCCGTTGAACCCGAGGTATAAATCACGTAAGCGAGGTTTTCTGGGCGCACCCCGCTTTCAAAATCCTGATCATTTTCTTGTCCGATTTCATCCCACAGCTGATCCACGCAAATCCAGTCACCTGTAATTCCTGTGAGCCTCTCCCTCACGTCCTGAGTAGTGAGCAGCAGCTTCAGTTCTGCATCTTGAACCATATACTGCAGGCGCGGAGCAGGATAATTCACATCCAGTGGCACATAGGCTCCGCCAGCTTTCAAGATGCCCAGCATTACCACCATCATCTCTGGGCGCCGTTCCATGCACATGCCGACCCGGACCTCGGGATGGATTCCTTGCTTTCTGAGATAATGCGCCATTTGGTTGGCCTTTTTGTTCAAGTAGCTGTAGGCCATGGTTTGCTGCCCATAGAGGAGCGCGGGCAATTCAGGCGTTTGGCAGGCTTGCAGACTGAATAATTCATGCACGCATTTGTCGAAGGGAACATCTTTCCCGGTCTGGTTCCATTCCGCCAGCGCTCGTCGGTCATTTTCTGTCAGCAAACAGATTTCAGAAATTCTCTGCTGCGGATTCGCGATCATGCATAGCAGGATCTGCTGATAATGCCCAATCATCCGCCAAATTGTGGCTTCCTCGAACAGGTCGGTGTTGTACTCCCACAGCATGACGAGGGCATCCTTGTCCCACTCTGGATTCAGCCGCAGCCTTTGCGGGGAGGCTGGAATCACGACTATTCCCAGATCGAATTTCGCTGTCCCATTTCCCAGAGCCTCTTGCAGTTTCAATTTCAACTCTGGGATCTCAGGCACAGACAGGGGCGAGTTGTGAAAATTGAACATCGTTTGGAAAAGTGGGTTTATACTCAGGTTGCGAGTGATATTCAGAGCTTGCACCACGTCCTGAAATGGAACGTCTTGATTCTCATAAGCTTCAAAGGTCAATTCGCGCACATGCGACAGAAGGCCATGCAAGCTGGCATTGGGCATCGTCTGCGCTCGCAGGACAACATTGTTCACCAGCATGCCCAGCAAACCTTCGGTCTCAGGGCGATGTCGGTTAGCCATACTCGTGCCCACACAGAATTCAGATTGTCGGGTGTAGTGATAGGCCAACACGAAAAATGAGGACATCATGACTACAAACAGACTCACATCCTCCTGATTGCTGAAGAGGTGAAGGCTTCTTGCCAGTTCGGCGTTAAGCGGAACTCGCAGTAAACCGCCATGAAACGTCTGCACATTAGGCCGCGGATGATCTGTAGGCAGCTCGCTTATCGGCGGACTTCCAGCCAGTTGCTCTTTCCAATAAGAGAGTTGTGCCTGGGCTTCGTCTGAGTGCAGAAACTCGCGCTGCCACAGAGCAAAATCAGCAAATTGAAAACGAAGGGGCAATAGGGGGGAGGGCTGGTCTGCCGCAAATGCGCGGTACAGCTCCAGCAACTCACCCAAGAAGACATTGAACGACCAGCCATCATGCAAAAAATGGTGTTCAACGTGCACTAGCAAATGCTCGTCTTCGCTGAACGAAATCAGTATCCAGCGAATGAGTGGAAGTTGGCTGACATCAAACGGTTTTGCCAGCTCATTCTGAATGATCTTTTCAGGTGTCTCACCCGTGCTGCCATCCGCATTTTTTAGAAGGTGGATGATCGTAAATGAGGCCGGTAGAGGTTCATGAATGATTTGAATCGGCCGTCCATCTTTCTCGATAAAGGTAGTGCGAAAGATCTCATGACGTTTCACCATCTCGGTGAGACTGCGCTCTAGGGCCGGCACCTTCAAAGGCCCGCTGATCTGTAACGTCGCCTGGGCATGATAAGCGATACTTGAAGGATCCAGCAGATGTAAGAACCAAATTCTTTCCTGGGAAAACCCCAGCGGAATATCTTGACCGCGTGACACTGGGCCGATCGAGGGAGCCTGACCGCTGGATGCTTGCCGCTGGGCTGCCTCAACGTACTGCGCAAGATCGGCCAAAACTGGCCGGTC includes the following:
- a CDS encoding AMP-binding protein; amino-acid sequence: MREQDVSGRPDVGMELGALREEEVNERFDLAGGPLIRGRLIREGEEEHTLLITMHHIVSDGWSMGILMRELSRLYSGYVKGEEAGLGELSIQYADYAVWQRGLGEEVWQEQREYWKRVMGGVPELLQLPWDKARPVRQDFRGAVVEVNLEEGLTGRLKELSRREGTTMFMTVAAGWGALLSRLSGQEEVVIGMPVANRGQSEIEGLIGFFVNTLALRIDLSGGPTVEELLRGVKEVTLGAQQNQDIPFEQVVELVRPGRSLGYSPLFQVMLAWQNLPGRKLEMAGLEAREVRVEEGRKAKFDLTLALREEGERIVGELEYATALFEGRTIQRYVGYFERLLRGMATERNPRIEQINLLAKEEREQLLYTWNATERDYPREKCVHELFEEQAVRTPGAVAVVCGGNQLTYKELNLRANRLAHYLRQLGVKPDDRVAI
- a CDS encoding amino acid adenylation domain-containing protein, translated to MTERQIALVINKNKVGSAPRTSLQTDDSEQLQLTINEIFDEQARLYPRALAIEFESSQLTYQELNDRANQLAWYLHRLGIKEGDRVGICVERSLEMVVGILGILKAGAAYVPLDGNYPQERLSFMAKDAEVQLLLSQQKLAARIPGLGVKRFFLDTGWAEISQQPTQNLTNRITAVHPAYILYTSGSTGRPKGVCICHRNAVRLVRNTNYADFGADQVFLQIASISFDIAAFEIFGALLNGARLMIFPAYAPSGKELGEWLSQHPVTTLLLPSGMFHEAAECDSGRYFQNLRQFISGGDVLSLSLVRKLLRQYPSCRLINAYGPTENGTFSTCAELREMPVDARSVPIGKPIANSTAYVLDQHMQVMPVGEVGELCLGGHGLAHGYWKQPMLTADKFVPDPFSTTPGARLYRSGDHACYLPDGTLEFLGRIDQQVKLRGYRIELGEIEAVLQQHAAVGQAVVLVREDNPGDARLTAYVVKHTGESLSPSGLREYISNKLPEYMVPSAFVLMEKLPLTANGKVDRRALPMPGGERPALEQSYVAPATATEKLLSSILAEVLHINRVGVQDSFFDLGGNSLLAAQVISRVGKTCHVSLPLRSFFDRPVLADLAQYVEAAQRQASSGQAPSIGPVSRGQDIPLGFSQERIWFLHLLDPSSIAYHAQATLQISGPLKVPALERSLTEMVKRHEIFRTTFIEKDGRPIQIIHEPLPASFTIIHLLKNADGSTGETPEKIIQNELAKPFDVSQLPLIRWILISFSEDEHLLVHVEHHFLHDGWSFNVFLGELLELYRAFAADQPSPLLPLRFQFADFALWQREFLHSDEAQAQLSYWKEQLAGSPPISELPTDHPRPNVQTFHGGLLRVPLNAELARSLHLFSNQEDVSLFVVMMSSFFVLAYHYTRQSEFCVGTSMANRHRPETEGLLGMLVNNVVLRAQTMPNASLHGLLSHVRELTFEAYENQDVPFQDVVQALNITRNLSINPLFQTMFNFHNSPLSVPEIPELKLKLQEALGNGTAKFDLGIVVIPASPQRLRLNPEWDKDALVMLWEYNTDLFEEATIWRMIGHYQQILLCMIANPQQRISEICLLTENDRRALAEWNQTGKDVPFDKCVHELFSLQACQTPELPALLYGQQTMAYSYLNKKANQMAHYLRKQGIHPEVRVGMCMERRPEMMVVMLGILKAGGAYVPLDVNYPAPRLQYMVQDAELKLLLTTQDVRERLTGITGDWICVDQLWDEIGQENDQDFESGVRPENLAYVIYTSGSTGRPKGVGVEHRSIVRLVKRTNYVELGEEDVFLQLAPVSFDAATFEIWGSLLNGCRLTVYPGEVPSLEDLGQVIEKSGATVLWLTAGLFHQMVDTQLGRLKGVRQLLAGGDVLSTAHVCRALAELEETCLINGYGPTENTTFSCCYRMKVADASQLDGTVPIGSPITNSQAYVMDEETGCNPMPIGIPGEMCVGGVGLARGYLNRPELTAERFVPNPFSESGGERLYRTGDRVRWRGDGTLEFLGRIDHQVKVRGYRIELGEIESIMLEHPDVMQAVVVLRKEGNGETFLAAYFVSRNEKVNGDMLHLFLQQKLPGYMVPTSYIELDELPLTSNGKVDRGALPDPKRDSESHRSPRNRQEELLCRIFAQVLSLERVSIDDDFFALGGHSLMAMRVVSQVRKAFGTNISIRTIFDAPTVLQLGRYLASDPHAPVPVVIYANPSTIKRVKDVGHIEVAAKFGEEAVDTQTGEPVWWNGNGWSYTSPGNFATQLPPLLRLQPRPSHLPLSFAQQRLWFLAQMEGAGEAYHIRLRLHLKGKLDRVALRRALNQLVKRHEVLRTRRRRRAGLQCGSRM